The stretch of DNA TGAAGTAGAGTCACGACCATGGTGTTGGGTTAATGAGAATATGTGTATCCTAAAGCCCCTACAAGTTTTATATGTCTCAATATTTAACTTTGTTTTCATTGGGTGCATGGGATAGGGCGTTGGAACCTACCTCTAATTCTTATTCCCTCCCAAGTTGTTGTGTAATTGACTTTTcctaaatcttcaagaaatgtAGGGATACTAATTAAATTAGACATTTAATATGGTGGGTGTTAATATAAGATGACATatgattattataaatttgagaACTATAATATTATAGTAATAAtattggatgtgtttggatattattttgtgaaaaaaaatgctTTGATCggattatttatttactttgatTGAAGTAAAATTTAAGGTAGATCGGATTAGTTATTGTCTTAAAATCGACCCAAAAACGGTACAACAAACACTCCTactttttgcttaaaaaaaaatcctacttTTAAGTAGGCTAACCGTTTGTTGAAATagatatcatattatatatttttttatttgaagcaataatattatatatttaagatTCGTTTGTattgaattatttaaatttatatattaacatAAATTTTGTGGGAGTATCTAAGggaatttatgaaaatagcttattataaattttcagcttatatattttcataagttttccgatataatttataaaagcagcttatatataatttataaaaataggaAGAAGGGGAATGTCATAGATAAAAGAGATGAttgttataatttataagtgtTAAATGTTGccacataaatatatttttattctctcAATTCACTTGAATTGAGAGCATTgaatttgtagtttttttttttaagaagctaaattagcccacccaaattgacgtcagagagaatcgaacctcagatctcaggaggagcacactcccaggtcccaagtcaataccaatgcatCAATCCAAGCGGGTTTATTGAATTTGTAGCCCTTGATTTGGTATGTGTAAGAGAAGAAATAGAAAGAAAGGGTAAATTCCAAAGTGAAGGTTTTCCGATTAAGAAACATGtaaaaaatggagaaaatcCTTTCTCTCACACTACATACGCATTTCCCAATAATTGATATCCTTCCTACAAATTATAGGATATATATCCAACGAAGAACTTGTAGGGTGTAGTACACAAAGAATAAATTatttcatttcaatcaaatttttatcatatataaaaacCAGATATTAAAATCTTGACCACTTATATAAAGATCCAAATCCTttaacatttatattaattcacTATTATTTGAACATCCTCATTTCCACTCAAACAAATTTACTCCTTAACTACACCCAAATTATATTTCTCTACATTCTTAAGCAATAGCTAGAGTTAATCAAAAGGTTGCCTAACCTTGTTATTCAGTGTCCAATCAATTACCTTAATTTACTATTCATGAGACTATTTTGCATGTGTTAATTATTACAGTTTTAAGTgcttaaaacttaaaatcacAATGCTGTAATAAATTCACATTGTTACACACAATACGAAATCATATTACAAATCGGTCAGCTCATATTGTATCTTAACAAAATCAGTATAACATAATCTCAATCAATAATTTCTAATCATACAGTCATGATTAATAACTGTGCGAAAACCGTGTGGATATTTACGGTAGGAAATCCTGCTCCTAGAATAAGTTATTCTcctcaaaatcaaacaaagattctCTAAAGTGGGGGTAACAATACTTTGGAATGGAATCCACAAGAATCAAGAACCCCTCCCCCACCCCATCTCCCTCCCCATTCCGATTAAGACCAATGCACATGAAATTTATCATCCTTTCTTCAAATGTACATGCTCATAACACTCCCCAAGGCCCACTTTAGTTATTCTTATATCCTTATCAATTGGAACAATTTTGactatttataaataaaaaaatttaaaaaattgatagcATTTTCACCCCatcatttcatttataaataCCCCATTCACTCATCCCCAACTATCATTTCACAAAACCTTAAAAAAACACAACACACTTTATACttgtttatttctttctttctttcttgctCCTCTTGCACTAATCTAAGAATGTCAGGGGTTTGGCTTTTCAACAACGCTAACGGCGTGATGAGGCTAGTGGACGGCTCAGAGGCCATGGAAGGCGGTCGCCATGGGTCAGGTGGACGGCGCAAGGTGCTTGTTCACACCGCAAGCAACGAGATCATCACATCTTATGCGGTTTTAGAGCGAAAACTTTATTCCATGGGATGGGAGCGTTACTATGATGACCCTGACCTCCTTCAGTTCCACAAACACTCCACCATTGATCTTATTTCCCTTCCTATGGATTTCAATAGGTTCAAATCCATGCACATGTATGACATAGTTGTGAAGAACAAGCACTCCTTTGAAGTTAGGGACATGATGATGTAGGCCAACAAATTAACAACAATTAGTCTCTATGCATGACCATGTAATTTGTTTGGATTCTTGGTTTTGCTTCTAAGTTGTGTGTTTCttggtttgatttttgattAGTGTGACTTAACATGAATATTGTTAATTTGtcacattattattatattctatgTATATTTTGAGCATAGGTTTAATTTGTGTTTTGaatactatactatatatatgtaatataGAGATACTACGGTGTGTTTGTGTTTGAGTAGCTCTCATTTGTATGAGAGTGCTGTAAATCTTAATTTGTAGTTGTTTTAAAGTTGAAGTTTTACCAATTTAACTCGTGTGTGCTAATTAAATGTTCACATTTTTGTGCTTCTACTGCTACTTCTCTatcctcacataaattgagggtatatgCTCTATGCTGACATGACACCAATCAAATTCAGCCATATACGTGTCcaagtcaaacataaataattttttaccaaaacgtaattttgactactttaattttcaaataattatattttaggttactacttttcatttatattttaggttacacACATTCATATCATTTACTAAAAAACACTTTTCACAAATcttattcatcttttcttacgGATCATCTTTTCTTTCTCCGTAAGATCAAAAAATTTCGCCGTCGCTGCTTCACTTATGATCCTTCAAGATCGACGCTTCCTTAGGCTCCGGAATCACTTCTCCATCATCGGCCTCTTCACAATTGACTTTCAGAATTTTGTTTCGGCTACGTTTGTTCCAGAATCGGTTCATCTAGGTAAttaacattgattttattttttattctcttgtatGTTTTAATCACTCTCTGTCGATTTAATTACTTGAGGGATTTGTAATTGTTATTTGAATTGTTAAATTGACAAATAGTGATTAAAACatacaagagaataaaaaataaaatcaatgttacCTAGATGAACCGATTCTAGAACAAACGTAACCGAAACAAAATTCTGAAAGACAATTGTGAAGAGGCTGATCTTCAAGGATCACAAGTGAAGCAGCGACGACGACAAGTGAAGCGGCGGCGACAAGCGAAGCGCCGgcgaaaaaatttgatcttacggaaaaagaaaagatgaatccATGAGAAAGATGAATAGAATTTGTGAAAagtattttttagtaaatgataagaatatgtgtaacttaaaatataattaatgtaaagtaataatctaaaatataattatttgaaaattaaagtagtcaaaattagttttgaaaaaaattatttatgtttgacttgcACACATATGACTGAATTTAATTGGTGTCATGTCAGCATAGGGCACCTACCCTcgagggttaattagaaaaaaccccAGTTTTTCAATgttcataaataataaatacttGTATAAATGTGTATATACAGAATTTAAAAACTATGCATTGATCTATTCGACAAGAGAGACGCTTTCTCATATAGGGGATTCCTTAATCAACTTCAAAATATCTTCTTTCTGTCAATGATGCAATGTAAAACTGTATAACCAATTGATACACATTTGGATAACAACCTGtatgtttgacaaatttaaaaatataaatagcaGACATTGTTTCATCAGTTGGCAAAGTAAATGATAACATTTTAATTTCTCAAaagttttcttttaattttctattaagATTATTGATATACTTTGTGCTGGGgaagaagttttcttggtttAGCCCAGACGGTATAGCTATGAGCCGCTTAGACAGGTTCTTGTTATCAGAGGGCTTCTTGAAGAAGAATGATGTTAAGGGGCAATGGATCGGAGACCGTGATATATCTGATCATTGTCCGGTTTGGCTCCTCAGCTCGTCATGTAATTGGGGCCCTAAACCTTTTAGGGTGATAAACGGTTGGTTAGAACATCCAGAGTTTAAGGGTTTTGTGGAATCAACTTGGAAAAGTTACGATATTAAGGGTATAAAAAAGCTTTTGTCttgaaagaaaaactaaaacttcTTAGAGAGAGTGTAAAGAAGTGGAACAAGGAGGTGTTTGGTTATTTGGATCTAAACATAGAGAAGACAGTCTCCGATATTAATGAGTTTGAAGGCCTTCTTTCAAGTACTAATGGGGATGTTGATTACCTTATGTTAGAGGGTCTAAATAAGGAGTTCTGGAAGCAACTTCATTTTAAGGATAGCTTACTCAAACAGAAGTCTAGATCAAAGTGGGTTAAAGAAGGGGATTCTAATACCAAATTTTTTCATCAGACTTTAAAGGGTAGAAGGAGGAATAACCAACTAGTGGCGTTGAGAGATGGTGACAAATGGGTTCAAGGGGTCGATGAGATCaagtattttgtaaaaaattattttgctaATAACTTCACCGAAGAATGGCGTAACCGTCCTACTCTAGATGGGCTTTCGTTTAACTCCCTGTCGGAAGCAGATaattcttctttattttctccCTTTTCGGTTGAGGAAGTTAGAGAGGTTGTGTGGAATAGTGATGGCAATAAGTGTCCGGGTCCTGATGGGTTTAACTTTAACTTTTTGAAAACTTGCTAGGACATCTTAAAAACAGATGTTATGGAGTTTCTGAACGAATTTCACAGTAGTGCTTCCCTTTCAAAGGCGATCACTGCATCTTTCTTGACACTAGTACCAAAAAAGTATCATCCTCAGGTTTTATCAGATTATAGTCCAATTTGCCTTGTTGGTTGTTTGTATAAAATCCTTTCAAAGGTGTTGGCGGCTCGTCTAAAAAAAGTTATCGGTAAATTGATCTCAGATTGTCAAACGGCCTTTGTTCCTAATCGTCAAATTCTGGATGGAGTTTTGGTAGTGAATGAACTGATTGATTTTGCCAAGAGAAGAAAAGACAACTGTTTATTATTGAAGGTAGATTTTGAGAGGGCGTACGATACGgttaattggaattttttggaGTATATGATGCGGAGAATGGGATTTGCGCAGAGGTGGCTGAAGTGGATGAGAGCCTGTATTTTTACTAGTTCAATGTCTGTGCTTGTAAATGGTAGTCCTACGGCGGATTTTGTTGTTGGTAAAGGGCTGAGACAAGGGGATCCGTTATCTCCCTTTCTTTTCTTGATAGTTGCAGAAGGTCTCACTCGCTTAATGCAGAAGGCTGTTGACAATGGCAATTATCATGGTTTTAAAGTTCATGATGACTTACAATTTCACACTCTTCAATTTGCAGATGACACCGTTCTAGTAGGTGAAGGGAAGTGGGAGAATTTATGGTCGCTTAAAACTGTGTTGAGAAGTTTCGAATTAGTATCGGGACTGAaggttaatttttacaaaagtaAACTCTATGGCATTAAtcttgatgataattttttgtctgCAGCGTCCTCCTTTTTACACTGTGAAGTAAAATCAATCCCTTTTCGTTTTCTAGGAATTCCAGTTGGAGCTAACCCAATGAGAAAGGTCACTTGGAATCCTATAGTGGAAGCTATGAAGAAAAGACTTAATACTTGGAGTGGTCGAAATTTATCATTTGGCGGAAGAGTTACACTCATTAATTCGGTACTTGATGAGATCCTCATCAGTCACtatttttagagtctttttaataagttttaatatcattttattagtttagtgtttaatttagagtcattttaaataaattgcaattattgatttattgaatcaattaagtgtttttctctattaaaataatattttgtgtagtttttattttcttggttcAACTTAACATGTTTATGGTTGAGTGcaaaaattatattaacaaGTGTTTTAGTGTAATGGGTTGGTGTGAATAGAAAACAGACTGATGAATAGCCCAAGAAAATGCAACATGCTAAAGTGGCCCAAGAAGATACAGGAGAATTCAATGCATATTTTGCATATAACAAGAGGAGCTACGCTGGGGAAGGATATCACGCAGAGGAGGAGGAAAACATGAACAGTGCGTGGGGCACTTGAAGGAATGAAGGAACGACTCCAAGCTACAAGCTGACACCTTATTAATTGGTTTtagtttctttatttttttcttttgttttcattaTGAGTAGCTAGTTCTCTTTTGATTGGTTTTGTAAGATGAACTTGTATGAATCTATGGGTTTATATGTTAGGTCTTTGAACTAATACTCTTTTGATTAATTCAATTCGTTATTCAATCAATCTTGTGTTTAATGCTTTATGGGTATTGATGAATGTTCATGTATGATTTGAGATTCATATTGATTAAGAGATTAATTGTATGAATTGGACCTAAATTGATTGTTCAACCTTGTAATTGATCTAGAGATAGGGAATTAGAGGTTGTGACTTATGGTTTAACGTTCAATGTTTGCCTATTTTAACTATTCAATTGGCCTAAGAGATTAGGGTATTATAGTGTAAAATAGTGAGTTATACACCATGAGAATGGGTATAGTGGCTTAGTTAAACCGTCGTGATAATTGGATTGATCATTATAAGGGTATTAGACGCTAACATCCATACTGAAATACGAGGGATTCGAAACAAACCCAATCGCTTTCTTTAATTGTTGAATTTAAACCTTTTTACTTTCAATTGTTAATCAAATGCTATGCATTCCCCCCAAAATGTCATTTAATTTCCTCCTAAGAAATAGTTTAATTGTTTTGCTTTAGATTAATCTCAATCCCTGAGGATCGATAATTTTTTACTACTTGGCGATAATTGGTACACTTGCCAATaattcatcaagtttttggcgccgttgccggggattgttgattaattttgacaagGCAATTTAGCTTTACTTAGGATTTTAgtacataattattattatttttctttctattatttagccttattagtttttcttttatattgttGTGCTGCTTgggtatttgtttgtttgtgtttgctcAGGTACAATTGAAATGGCGGAGGTGCAACCACCGCCACCACCAAGGAGAACCTTGGGAGATTATGGTAGAGGAGCAAATGGAGATCAAGATTTTAGAGGGTTTCAACCGGCAAACCCGGTAG from Trifolium pratense cultivar HEN17-A07 linkage group LG5, ARS_RC_1.1, whole genome shotgun sequence encodes:
- the LOC123885155 gene encoding flowering-promoting factor 1-like protein 1 — its product is MSGVWLFNNANGVMRLVDGSEAMEGGRHGSGGRRKVLVHTASNEIITSYAVLERKLYSMGWERYYDDPDLLQFHKHSTIDLISLPMDFNRFKSMHMYDIVVKNKHSFEVRDMMM